The segment GGTTCACTGGCCTTAAAAGTCAGTTCCGTTGTTTCTCCACTTTTTAAAACCTTAATAATTCCTTCACCTTCACCAAGCTCCAGTTTATCTCCATGCTTTTCTGGATTACCATTTTCTATATAATAAACATCATAGGTGAGATCGCTTTGCATATCTCCATCCCCCGTATTTTTTATCTCTGTTTTTAGAGTAACGGGCTCACAACTCTTTATATTTTCGTTTCCATTCTGTATAAATGCTAATGAACTTTCATCCGCAACTTCCCAAACTCCTACAGAAACCATCCCATTCGCATCATTCGTTGTGGTAAAATAGGCAGAAGTATTCGCAGTTAAGTAGGTTGTAGAAAAGACCATTAAATACCAAATGATAATCAATTTACCGATAAGTAAAAGCAATTGAAAATTCGATCTATGTTTTCTTATGCGAGTCCTTCTCAATTACATCTCCACCTTTTTAAAATACTATTTATATGTATTCGTAAATACACTACTAGCGTAATGTACTTATGAATAAATAGAATGGGGAATGGGGTTGGAAGGAGAATGCATCTCCTTCCATTTCACCTTTTTAGTTAGAGTTTGATCTACCTTCCCTTTGCTCAGCCACAAATTCCCAAGTCAACTTCAGCTCATCACCCTGAAAATGATTTTGACTTCCATCATTATCTACAAACTTAAACTGTACGGAGAATTGCTCTGGTTTACTGTCAGCTGGGAATTCATCTAATACCTTCACAGGATTATCTGTTAACTCAGAAAGCAGTACTTCGGAAATTACTGCTCCCTCCTCCTTCGTTCGGTCTAAAAACTCCACGCGAATATGATCACCCAAGTCGTCACCATCATTTGACTTATTGTTATCAACAACATCATAGGATGAGTGTAAAATAACCTCGCTCATACCCACCGTGCCATCATTCGTAAGTTCAAATTTCCCGTCAACCGTATCCCCTGGAATGATATCTTTAATGTCAATGATGGTTTCCTTGTTCAAACCTAAGTCAAGTACTCCTGTTGCAAAGGTTTTTTGTGTAGGCTCTGTATCATTAAAATAGGCATAGGTTCCTCCACCTATTAACCCCAAACCCAGCACAGCAGTTGCAACACACAACATAATTCTGTTTTTAATGTTCATTTTTTCCCTCCCGTAAGTTATGAATCTATTTGATGCTCGTGTTGAAATGAGTGGTTAAGTATTTGTTATTGAATCTTATGTAGGAGGAGAGGTGATCTCTCCTCCATTATTTACTAATTATTTTCTTTCGCCTTCTCCCTGCATTCCTTCAAATGTCCACTCAAGTTCCAACGAATCACCTTGGAAAATGTTTTGATCTTTTTTGTTATCAACGAATTCGAACTGAACATATAGTTTATCTGAAGACCCTGCTTCAAGTTGTCCTCCTCTTTCACCTAACCAAGGAGATAAAATGTTCCCTTCGATTACATCAGGACTCATATCCTTAAGTTCTGATAGGGTCGCACTATAGATCACACCATCCACCTTGTCTTCATTCCACAAGAAGTTAACTTGAATATGATCTCCAAAGTCTACACCAAGATTATCTTCTTCACCTGATACGGTATAATCTGTTGCCAAATTAATTTCAGCAATATCTAATGACCCGCCATTAGTCAGTTCAAAAGAACGTGTCATCCAATCTCCAGGCTTCATATTCTCCACTTCAATAATCGTTGTAGGATTAGCACTTAAATCCAGTGTACCTGCTGCAAAGTCACCTGTTGCTTCTGCTGTATCACTAAAATAAGCAAACGTACCTCCACCGATTAATCCCAATCCTAATACTGCTGTTGCTACACCCATTCCCAGTTTTTTCTTAATACCCATTTTGTTTCCTCCCCATATTTGTTTTTGTTTGATGCACATATCTAAAGTCCCAGAAAACTCTCGCTGCTTTTTCTACTGTTTAATACAAATAATTTCCTGTACTAGTGTATTATTTTCTAGTACAATAAATTCAAGCTTACCGAGATAAACTCAGATACAGCGATTATCCTCCCTTCTTTATGTATAATGACAATGAACCGTTCTTTTTAAGAATGATTATGTTAGTTATAACGAACGATTAATTGAAGTATAGGTCATTTTTCTTAGATAGGAAAACCTCAAAATAACCCATTTATTCTATATAAAGAACAACAGTCTCACATTTACTCCTATATACTTCCATTTCCTTAGAATTGCATTTTTTTAAAATATTTTGTTTCTTATAAAGAATATCGAAGTCTGCCACATCAATGGATTCCATTTTTTTAAAAATAAATGCAAATAAGCCTTTCAAATTATCTAAAAGTTTTATATACTATAAATAGAAAAATGATGAGGAGTTTGGCCTATGAAGAAGTTTTCTATCCTGTTGATTGCTGTTGGCATAGTGTTCCTTGGCTTTGGAGGGTATGAATTGCTGCAGTCGCAACAAGCGCAGAATGACAGTCTTGTGGAGGCTAAAACACTGTTAGATGAGAGCAAAACAATTGAAAACAATAAAACGAATAACAATACGGCTCCTGACGACTTCAAACCATCTCCAGGTGAAACGGCGGGAATCTTGCATATTCCTAAACTCGAGTCTGATCTTCCTATTGTAGAAGGAACGCATGAGGATGAACTGGCAAAAGGTGTAGGACATTACAGTGGGACTGCTTACCCTCAGCAGGACGATCAAATTGTGCTTTCAGGCCATCGTGATACTGTATTTCGTCGTATGGGTGAACTCGAACTTGGGGATATTTTAACGGTTCAATTACCTTATGGAGATTTTTCCTATGAAATCGTAGAGACACAAATTGTGGATGCAGATGATCGTTCCATTATTGTTCCAACAGGGGAAGAAGTTCTAACACTTACCACATGTTATCCTTTTTCATATGTTGGAAATGCACCTGATCGCTACATTATTACCGCGGTACCGATTGCAGAAAATAACTAAAATCGATAGACGAAACACGTTTATTTCGATATAATTATCCATGCTTAGATCATTTTTTAAAAATTGCTTTAATCACATGAAATAGGAAGCACAGAGGAGAATATGAGTGAGTTCAAGACTAAATAAAAGACAAAATAAAAAAAGACGCAAATGGCCATATTGGGTCGGGGGGATTATTCTTGCTTTCCTTTTAGCTGTCGGTGGTTTCGCTTTCTATGTATACGATCAGGTTGGTGACACTGTTGCGACAATGCATGATCCATTAGAACGAGACAACAATCCCGAGCGTCAGGAAGAGATAAATAGACTCTTTAATGATAGTGATTCTCTTAATATTCTATTACTCGGGGTGGATGAACGCGAAGGTGACAGTGGGCGCTCTGATACCATGATTTTGATGTCGTTAAATCCAAGAACAAATTCCATGGACATGTTAAGTATTCCTCGGGATACGTATGTTAATATTCCCGGTCGTGGAATGGACAAGATTAACCATGCTTATGCATTCGGTGGCGTAGAATTAGCTGTTCAATCGGTGGAGGAAGCTTTCGATTTACCTGTGCATTTTTATGCGAGTGTGAATATGGAGGGATTTGAACAAGGAATCGATGCGCTTGGTGGTGTAACTGTTACAAACAATCTAGCATTCTCACAAGGAGGAACTAATTTTCCTGAAGGGGAAATTCGTCTGAATGGAGCCGAGGCATTAGATTATATCCGTATGCGAAAAGAGGACCCCCGTGGTGATATGGGGCGTAATGAACGCCAAAGAAATGTTGTGACAGCTGCAATAGATGAAGCAGCAAGTTTCTCAAGTATCACAAAAGTAGGCGAGATTCTTGGTATTCTTGGTGGCAATGTAAAGACGGATCTTGATATGGATCAAATGCAGACATTATTTAGCGATTACCGTGGCGTGCGTAATGATATACAGACACTAGAACTAGATGGAAGTGGGCAAACGATTAATGGCATTTGGTATTATGTCGTACCTGATTCGGAATTCAATCGAATATCAAATGAGATTAGAGAGCATATGGAAGCAAGCTAAAGAAAAAGGAGAAAAAGCCACCTGGATAACCTCATCAGCGTGGCTTTTCCTTGGATAAATTATAGAATCAAGAGGGGGTTCAATTTTGAAAAAAGTAATAGCGTTTATAGCGGGCATTCTGGTTGTATTACTTGCTGCTTGTTCTGGCGACGAGCCAACACCGAATGAACGTTTTGCTACATACGTTGAGCAATGGAACAATCAAGAATTTGAAAGTATGTATGAAATGATTTCATCCGATTCAACTGAAGCCTATCCAACAAGTGAGTATGTTGACAGGTATAATAAAATTTATCAGGATATTGGTGTATCCGAGTTAAATGTAACCTATGAAGAATTGAATGAAGAAGAACTGGACACCGCAATGGAAGAAGGCACAGCAAGCCTCCCTTTTTCTGTGGAAATGGAAACAATTGCAGGAGCCATAAACTTTGATTATGAAGCAACGTTAATACTAGAAAGTATCGGCGAAGAGGAGGAAGAAAATTGGTTTGTACAATGGGACCCTGGATTTATTTTCCCGGAAATGAAAGATGGCGGTGAAATTAGCATACAAACGGAGGCACCTACACGAGGCGAGATTCTTGACCGCAATCAGATACCTTTAGCCATGAATGATATCGTTTATGAAGTTGGTATTGTTCCCGAAGAATTAGGAGAAAATCCAGAGCAAGCAAAAGAAGATATCGCTGAATTACTCCATATGACTGTCGATGGAATTGACTCCGTTTTAGGCGCTGACTGGGTCGAGCCAAATTTATTCGTCCCATTAAAAGAAGTTCCCCAAACAAATGAAGAAGTTTTAAACGAGCTATGGGAGATCCCTGGAGTTGCAGGGAGCGAAGTAACCGGACGTGTTTATCCAGCAGGTGAAGCAGCGGGTCATCTCGTCGGTAATATCAGGCAAGTCACGGCTGATGACCTAAAAGAACAGGAATCTGGTGAATATGACCAAAATGATATGATTGGGGCACGTGGGCTCGAATTATTATATGAAGATCGTCTTAAAGGGGATAAAGGGATTAAAATAATTGTGTCAAACCAAGATATGGAAGATGTGGTGTTGGCTGAGCAACCTGTTGAAGATGGTGAAAATATTACACTAACGATTGATGTAAATGTTCAAGAGGAAATTTACGAATCCTTTGATGGCGAAGCTGGGACATCAGCAGCGATTGACCCGAAATCCGGAGAGAC is part of the Virgibacillus sp. NKC19-16 genome and harbors:
- a CDS encoding TasA family protein, translated to MNIKNRIMLCVATAVLGLGLIGGGTYAYFNDTEPTQKTFATGVLDLGLNKETIIDIKDIIPGDTVDGKFELTNDGTVGMSEVILHSSYDVVDNNKSNDGDDLGDHIRVEFLDRTKEEGAVISEVLLSELTDNPVKVLDEFPADSKPEQFSVQFKFVDNDGSQNHFQGDELKLTWEFVAEQREGRSNSN
- a CDS encoding TasA family protein, producing the protein MGIKKKLGMGVATAVLGLGLIGGGTFAYFSDTAEATGDFAAGTLDLSANPTTIIEVENMKPGDWMTRSFELTNGGSLDIAEINLATDYTVSGEEDNLGVDFGDHIQVNFLWNEDKVDGVIYSATLSELKDMSPDVIEGNILSPWLGERGGQLEAGSSDKLYVQFEFVDNKKDQNIFQGDSLELEWTFEGMQGEGERK
- the tapA gene encoding amyloid fiber anchoring/assembly protein TapA, whose product is MRRTRIRKHRSNFQLLLLIGKLIIIWYLMVFSTTYLTANTSAYFTTTNDANGMVSVGVWEVADESSLAFIQNGNENIKSCEPVTLKTEIKNTGDGDMQSDLTYDVYYIENGNPEKHGDKLELGEGEGIIKVLKSGETTELTFKASEPGRYAFVAYQHDGHPEEETWSKSIKINCPPGQQTNTDENIEDEKETTKDDEKETPAEEKPDEVNATSKDVDETPDEEEQENQANDEKENTEDKNDEENSDVEENEDKEEAASNNTSPEEEGVED
- a CDS encoding class D sortase, producing the protein MKKFSILLIAVGIVFLGFGGYELLQSQQAQNDSLVEAKTLLDESKTIENNKTNNNTAPDDFKPSPGETAGILHIPKLESDLPIVEGTHEDELAKGVGHYSGTAYPQQDDQIVLSGHRDTVFRRMGELELGDILTVQLPYGDFSYEIVETQIVDADDRSIIVPTGEEVLTLTTCYPFSYVGNAPDRYIITAVPIAENN
- a CDS encoding LCP family glycopolymer transferase, with the protein product MSSRLNKRQNKKRRKWPYWVGGIILAFLLAVGGFAFYVYDQVGDTVATMHDPLERDNNPERQEEINRLFNDSDSLNILLLGVDEREGDSGRSDTMILMSLNPRTNSMDMLSIPRDTYVNIPGRGMDKINHAYAFGGVELAVQSVEEAFDLPVHFYASVNMEGFEQGIDALGGVTVTNNLAFSQGGTNFPEGEIRLNGAEALDYIRMRKEDPRGDMGRNERQRNVVTAAIDEAASFSSITKVGEILGILGGNVKTDLDMDQMQTLFSDYRGVRNDIQTLELDGSGQTINGIWYYVVPDSEFNRISNEIREHMEAS
- a CDS encoding penicillin-binding transpeptidase domain-containing protein, with amino-acid sequence MKKVIAFIAGILVVLLAACSGDEPTPNERFATYVEQWNNQEFESMYEMISSDSTEAYPTSEYVDRYNKIYQDIGVSELNVTYEELNEEELDTAMEEGTASLPFSVEMETIAGAINFDYEATLILESIGEEEEENWFVQWDPGFIFPEMKDGGEISIQTEAPTRGEILDRNQIPLAMNDIVYEVGIVPEELGENPEQAKEDIAELLHMTVDGIDSVLGADWVEPNLFVPLKEVPQTNEEVLNELWEIPGVAGSEVTGRVYPAGEAAGHLVGNIRQVTADDLKEQESGEYDQNDMIGARGLELLYEDRLKGDKGIKIIVSNQDMEDVVLAEQPVEDGENITLTIDVNVQEEIYESFDGEAGTSAAIDPKSGETLALVSSPSFDPNDLLYDNSQELWDDLQNDEQSPLTNRFQATYAPGSVIKPVTAAIGLGSGSLDPNEGIEINGLTWNNGEGWGDYEVRRVSESDGPVDLNDALVRSDNIYFAMQAIEMGSETLINGFEQFGFAEDFPFEYPIETSTISADGTINDEVLLANTSYGQGEIEMSALHLATTYTPLLNEGNMIKPTLLTSEDTGQIWREGLVSPEDANLISEALRDVVTDGTAQEAQEADFPISGKTGTAELKLTADDEDGETNSWFVGYPTEEQDILISMMMEQTQDMESGYNVEVATDILMELE